Proteins encoded in a region of the Salmo trutta chromosome 34, fSalTru1.1, whole genome shotgun sequence genome:
- the dync1li1 gene encoding cytoplasmic dynein 1 light intermediate chain 1 isoform X1 produces MAASGRSTLLSSNNSGLNSTAEQPNTEDEDGQDLWSAILSEVSTHSRSKLPSGKNVLVMGEVGSGKTTLVAKLQGVEDFLKGRGLEYLYFSVHDDDIDDQTRCNAWVLDGDLYHKGLQSVAVQREALGDSLLLVTVDLSRPWVAMESLQKWAAVAREHIDKLRVPPETLRELENRMARQFQEYVDPGWEESAPQRRSEEEENVLLPLGENTLTHNLGLPMVVVCTKCDAISTLEKEHDYKDEHLDFIQSYIRRFCLQYGASLLYTSVKEMKNVDVLYKYLVHRLYGFPFHYPAQLVEKDTVFIPSGWDNENKISILHENFQTLKPDDIFEEVIVKPPVRKFVHEKEIQAEDDQVFLLKLQSLLSKQPPASAGRPGESSSSRGPSGSPRTSNRSAAANVANTMPQSAGQTSEGVLANFFNSLLTKKAGASPPGNSTPGTVRKSGSKLGLSDVQAELDRISCRENDETNNTNNPNPSTETNEEQT; encoded by the exons ATGGCGGCGTCAGGGAGGAGTACATTATTATCCTCCAACAACAGTGGACTAAACAGCACAGCCGAACAACCAAACACTGAAGACGAAGATGGACAGGATTTATG GTCTGCTATTCTGAGCGAAGTATCGACGCACTCCAGATCTAAACTACCGTCCGGGAAAAATGTGCTGGTCATGG gggaggTGGGTTCAGGGAAGACCACCCTGGTTGCTAAACTACAGGGTGTGGAGGACTTCCTGAAGGGGCGTGGCCTGGAGTACCTCTATTTTAGTGTCCATGATGACGACATTGACG accaaACCAGGTGTAATGCCTGGGTGTTAGATGGGGATCTGTACCATAAAGGTCTGCAGTCTGTTGCTGTGCAACGCGAGGCGCTTGGTGACTCGTTGCTATTGGTTACTGTGGACCTGTCGCGGCCGTGGGTCGCCATGGAATCGCTTCAAAAGTGGGCGGCTGTCGCTAGGGAACATATCGACAAGCTCCGGGTCCCCCCGGAAACACTGAGGGAGCTGGAGAACAGAA TGGCCAGACAGTTCCAGGAGTATGTGGATCCTGGCTGGGAGGAGAGCGCCCCCCagaggaggagtgaggaggaggagaacgttctgctgccgcTCGgcgaaaacacactaacacacaaccTGGGACTACCCATGGTGGTGGTCTGCACTAag tgcgATGCCATCAGTACGTTGGAGAAGGAGCATGACTACAAAGACGAACACCTGGACTTCATCCAGTCATACATCAGACGCTTCTGTCTACAGT ACGGGGCGTCTCTGCTGTATACGTCGGTTAAGGAAATGAAGAATGTGGATGTTCTGTATAAATACCTGGTTCACAGACTCTACGGTTTCCCCTTCCACTACCCTGCTCAACTGGTGGAGAAAGACACAGTCTTcat TCCGTCAGGGTGGGACAATGAAAATAAGATTTCTATCCTCCATGAGAACTTCCAAACGCTGAAACCAGACGACATCTTTGAGGAGGTCATCGTCAAACCGCCTGTCAGAAAG TTTGTTCATGAGAAGGAGATTCAGGCTGAAGATGACCAGGTGTTTCTACTCAAGCTGCAG TCGCTGCTCTCCAAACAGCCTCCTGCATCTGCCGGGCGACCAGGG gaatCCAGCAGTAGTAGAGGTCCCAGTGGTTCTCCCAGGACCAGTAATCGTTCAGCTGCAGCCAACGTTGCTAACACCATGCCCCAATCAG CAGGTCAGACCAGTGAGGGGGTGCTGGCTAACTTCTTCAACAGTCTTCTGACCAAGAAGGCCGGAGCATCACCGCCGGGCAACAGCACACCAGGGACTGTTCGCAAGTCAG GTTCTAAGCTGGGTCTGAGTGATGTCCAGGCAGAGTTGGACAGGATCAGCTGCAGAGAGAATGATGAGACCAACAACACTAACAACCCTAACCCCAGTACTGAGACCAACGAAGAACAGACATGA
- the LOC115173234 gene encoding copine-4 → MSNIYESAEATLGLCNSSCLTKVELRVACRGISDRDALSKPDPCVVLKMQSHGQWFEVDRTEVIRSSINPVFSKVFLVDFYFEEVQRLRYELHDISSAHNGLRDTDFLGAMECTLGQIVSQRKLSKALLKQGNTTSKSSITVTSEELSGNDDYVELSFSARKLDDKVTMCLCVCVCVCFGAQIPPDFKVSHDFAVNFDEDNPECPGIQGVVEAYQGCLPKIQLYGPTNIAPIIQKVASSASEEMHTMEAMEYFILLILTDGVITDMADTREAIVHASHLPMSVIIVGVGNADFSDMQMLDGDDGILRSPKGEPVLRDIVQFVPFKDFKHASPAALAKSVLAEVPNQVVDYYNAKGIHPKCLSDYDESTRPFSP, encoded by the exons ATGAGTAACATCTATGAGTCTGCAGAGGCGACCCTTGGCCTGTGCAACTCTTCCTGTCTGACCAAG GTTGAGCTGAGAGTGGCTTGTCGAGGGATCTCAGACCGAGATGCCCTTTCTAAACCAGACCCCTGTGTTGTCCTCAAGATGCAGTCACATGGGCAGTGGTTTGAG gtggaCCGGACAGAGGTGATCCGTAGCAGTATCAATCCAGTGTTTTCCAAGGTGTTTCTGGTTGACTTCTACTTTGAGGAGGTTCAGCGTCTTCGCTATGAGCTACATGACATCAGCTCCGCTCACAATGGACTCAGAGACACAGACTTCCTCGGAGCTATGGAGTGCACGTTGGGACAA aTTGTGTCCCAGAGGAAACTGTCCAAAGCGTTACTTAAACAGGGAAACACTACCAGCAAGTCCTCCATCACA GTAACATCCGAGGAGTTATCAGGTAATGATGACTACGTAGAACTCTCCTTCAGCGCTCGCAAACTAGACGACAAGGTgactatgtgtctgtgtgtgtgtgtgtgtgtgtgt TTTGGAGCTCAGATCCCACCTGACTTCAAG GTGTCACACGATTTTGCCGTGAACTTTGATGAAGACAATCCAGAATGTCCCG GTATCCAGGGTGTGGTAGAAGCCTACCAGGGCTGTCTTCCTAAGATACAGCTGTATGGACCGACCAACATCGCTCCCATCATACAGAAAGTTGCTTCTTCTGCCTCAGAGGAGATGCACACCATGGAAGCTATG gagTATTTCATCCTGTTGATCCTAACAGATGGTGTGATAACAGACATGGCTGACACTAGAGAAGCTATAGTCCATGCTTCCCATCTACCCATGTCTGTCATCATAGTAGGAGTGGGAAACGCTGACTTCAGTGACATGCAGATGCTGGACGGAGACGATGGAATACTCAG GTCCCCAAAAGGAGAACCTGTTCTCAGAGACATTGTCCAGTTTGTTCCCTTCAAAGACTTCAAACAc GCGTCCCCGGCTGCGCTAGCTAAGAGTGTGCTAGCAGAGGTGCCCAATCAGGTGGTGGATTACTACAATGCCAAAGGAATCCATCCCAAATGTCTGTCTGACTACGACGAATCTACCAGACCCTTCAGCCCctga
- the mrpl3 gene encoding large ribosomal subunit protein uL3m, whose protein sequence is MAAWTCRVVLYSGARALAGRTGAVAAADSCLFQSVRTVKTTTWWEEHLTEDNKSYMRKSLGEEYNRQIAAKLHPLKDEPWPRQEWTKESRRVGLVAVKLGMAPVWTKTGERHVVTMLQVQDCHVLNYLSKEKYDGHTAALVVGGKNASPFYKTDEEMEMFRLAGVPPKQKVTTFKVSDNAIIKPGTPLYAAHFRPGQYVDVTAKTIGKGFQGVMKRYGFKGQPASHGQTKTHRRPGASGPGGDPAKVFKGKKMPGMMGNVFDTAHGLKVWRVNTRYNVIYVHGSVPGHKNCLLKVRDTNLPTYVEKNINPPFPTFFCEEDEQLPDDLYDEDLFIHTQPSLTL, encoded by the exons ATGGCCGCGTGGACCTGCCGAGTTGTTCTCTACAGCGGAGCACGTGCGCTAGCGGGACGAACCGGAGCGGTAGCAGCAGCCGACAG CTGTCTCTTTCAGAGTGTTCGGACGGTGAAGACCACAACGTGGTGGGAGGAGCATCTGACAGAGGATAATAAATCATATATGAG GAAGAGTCTGGGAGAGGAGTATAATCGACAGATAGCTGCTAAGCTCCACCCACTGAAGGATGAGCCCTGGCCCAGACAAGAATGGACAAAGG AGAGTCGGCGAGTAGGGCTGGTTGCAGTGAAGTTGGGCATGGCCCCAGTCTGGACCAAAACAGGAGAGAGACACGTGGTGACCATGCTGCAG GTGCAGGATTGCCATGTGTTGAATTACCTGTCTAAAGAGAAGTATGATGGACACACTGCTGCCCTGGTGGTGGGAGGGAAGAACGCATCGCCCTTCTAC AAGacagatgaagagatggagatgttTAGGTTGGCTGGAGTTCCTCCTAAACAGAAAGTCACCACCTTTAAAGTCTCTGACAATGCTATCATcaaaccag GCACTCCTCTCTATGCAGCACACTTCCGTCCAGGACAATATGTAGATGTCACAGCCAAAAC tattggTAAGGGTTTTCAGGGGGTGATGAAGCGGTATGGGTTTAAAGGTCAGCCAGCGTCTCATGGCCAGACCAAAACACACCGCAGACCTGGAGCCTCGGGACCTGGAGGG GATCCAGCCAAAGTCTTCAAAGGGAAAAAGATGCCAGGCATGATGGGAAATGTGTTTGACACTGCCCACGGCCTAAAG gtaTGGAGAGTTAACACCAGGTATAATGTTATCTATGTTCATGGCTCCGTTCCTGGCCACAAGAACTGCTTACTGAAG GTGAGGGACACTAACCTACCGACTTATGTGGAGAAGAACATCAACCCTCCGTTTCCAACGTTCTTCTGTGAGGAGGACGAACAGCTGCCTGACGACCTGTACGATGAAGATCTGTtcatacacacacagccctcactcacactctaa
- the dync1li1 gene encoding cytoplasmic dynein 1 light intermediate chain 1 isoform X2, whose product MAASGRSTLLSSNNSGLNSTAEQPNTEDEDGQDLWSAILSEVSTHSRSKLPSGKNVLVMGEVGSGKTTLVAKLQGVEDFLKGRGLEYLYFSVHDDDIDDQTRCNAWVLDGDLYHKGLQSVAVQREALGDSLLLVTVDLSRPWVAMESLQKWAAVAREHIDKLRVPPETLRELENRMARQFQEYVDPGWEESAPQRRSEEEENVLLPLGENTLTHNLGLPMVVVCTKCDAISTLEKEHDYKDEHLDFIQSYIRRFCLQYGASLLYTSVKEMKNVDVLYKYLVHRLYGFPFHYPAQLVEKDTVFIPSGWDNENKISILHENFQTLKPDDIFEEVIVKPPVRKFVHEKEIQAEDDQVFLLKLQSLLSKQPPASAGRPGESSSSRGPSGSPRTSNRSAAANVANTMPQSGQTSEGVLANFFNSLLTKKAGASPPGNSTPGTVRKSGSKLGLSDVQAELDRISCRENDETNNTNNPNPSTETNEEQT is encoded by the exons ATGGCGGCGTCAGGGAGGAGTACATTATTATCCTCCAACAACAGTGGACTAAACAGCACAGCCGAACAACCAAACACTGAAGACGAAGATGGACAGGATTTATG GTCTGCTATTCTGAGCGAAGTATCGACGCACTCCAGATCTAAACTACCGTCCGGGAAAAATGTGCTGGTCATGG gggaggTGGGTTCAGGGAAGACCACCCTGGTTGCTAAACTACAGGGTGTGGAGGACTTCCTGAAGGGGCGTGGCCTGGAGTACCTCTATTTTAGTGTCCATGATGACGACATTGACG accaaACCAGGTGTAATGCCTGGGTGTTAGATGGGGATCTGTACCATAAAGGTCTGCAGTCTGTTGCTGTGCAACGCGAGGCGCTTGGTGACTCGTTGCTATTGGTTACTGTGGACCTGTCGCGGCCGTGGGTCGCCATGGAATCGCTTCAAAAGTGGGCGGCTGTCGCTAGGGAACATATCGACAAGCTCCGGGTCCCCCCGGAAACACTGAGGGAGCTGGAGAACAGAA TGGCCAGACAGTTCCAGGAGTATGTGGATCCTGGCTGGGAGGAGAGCGCCCCCCagaggaggagtgaggaggaggagaacgttctgctgccgcTCGgcgaaaacacactaacacacaaccTGGGACTACCCATGGTGGTGGTCTGCACTAag tgcgATGCCATCAGTACGTTGGAGAAGGAGCATGACTACAAAGACGAACACCTGGACTTCATCCAGTCATACATCAGACGCTTCTGTCTACAGT ACGGGGCGTCTCTGCTGTATACGTCGGTTAAGGAAATGAAGAATGTGGATGTTCTGTATAAATACCTGGTTCACAGACTCTACGGTTTCCCCTTCCACTACCCTGCTCAACTGGTGGAGAAAGACACAGTCTTcat TCCGTCAGGGTGGGACAATGAAAATAAGATTTCTATCCTCCATGAGAACTTCCAAACGCTGAAACCAGACGACATCTTTGAGGAGGTCATCGTCAAACCGCCTGTCAGAAAG TTTGTTCATGAGAAGGAGATTCAGGCTGAAGATGACCAGGTGTTTCTACTCAAGCTGCAG TCGCTGCTCTCCAAACAGCCTCCTGCATCTGCCGGGCGACCAGGG gaatCCAGCAGTAGTAGAGGTCCCAGTGGTTCTCCCAGGACCAGTAATCGTTCAGCTGCAGCCAACGTTGCTAACACCATGCCCCAATCAG GTCAGACCAGTGAGGGGGTGCTGGCTAACTTCTTCAACAGTCTTCTGACCAAGAAGGCCGGAGCATCACCGCCGGGCAACAGCACACCAGGGACTGTTCGCAAGTCAG GTTCTAAGCTGGGTCTGAGTGATGTCCAGGCAGAGTTGGACAGGATCAGCTGCAGAGAGAATGATGAGACCAACAACACTAACAACCCTAACCCCAGTACTGAGACCAACGAAGAACAGACATGA